Proteins from one Desulfobacterales bacterium genomic window:
- a CDS encoding tripartite tricarboxylate transporter TctB family protein, with product MKKANIIISVVLLIFGSYYAFLTSRLPTRNLPNTLGIDFMPWLLVVLLFIVVLLLLLKTVLRKPLESFDPKISSKEGIGIIFLTIFLYAYVQAMHLFGFVWVTPVFMAVLMVMTGSRKWKEIVVLSIVSPMVIYVFFQKIFQVVLPGGKFF from the coding sequence ATGAAAAAAGCCAATATCATCATCTCCGTCGTGCTGCTCATTTTCGGCAGCTATTATGCTTTTCTGACATCCCGTTTGCCGACGCGAAACCTGCCCAATACTTTGGGCATAGATTTCATGCCCTGGCTGCTGGTGGTCTTGTTGTTTATAGTGGTTCTACTGCTGCTGCTCAAGACTGTTTTAAGAAAACCGCTGGAAAGCTTTGACCCGAAAATTTCATCCAAAGAAGGCATCGGCATTATCTTCCTGACAATATTTTTGTATGCGTATGTCCAGGCCATGCACCTGTTCGGATTTGTGTGGGTGACACCCGTCTTCATGGCGGTGTTAATGGTCATGACCGGATCGCGAAAATGGAAGGAAATCGTTGTCTTATCGATCGTGTCCCCAATGGTTATCTATGTTTTTTTTCAAAAAATTTTTCAGGTGGTTCTGCCCGGCGGGAAATTTTTCTAA
- a CDS encoding tripartite tricarboxylate transporter substrate binding protein: MMRKRSSVLFAVVLTMVLNMGLAWGADYPSKPINFLIPFGAGGSADLMGRALANGAGKILGQPVVPINKPGAGGGIMYTALKDAAPDGYTLGWNSTSILTTTNIGNVPFKYDAFDNICNIGFTAMPIAVRADAPWKTFQEFVDYGKKNPNKIKIGNAGTGSGTHLTAVLMATVVDMQAVHVPLGAGRRIASLLGKEVEAICVPLPEIAPQVQAGQARILAMSTEQRDPSLKDIPTMKELGYPAVMELFRGISAPKGTPAAVVKKLEAAFQKGAETPEFMELSKKNGFNINFMGKAEFEKYLVIQNNNVAEAVKVGGLSK, encoded by the coding sequence ATGATGAGAAAGAGATCAAGTGTTCTGTTTGCAGTCGTTCTGACAATGGTGTTGAACATGGGACTTGCGTGGGGTGCGGATTATCCCAGCAAACCGATTAATTTTCTGATCCCATTTGGCGCCGGCGGATCAGCCGACCTGATGGGACGCGCGCTGGCAAACGGGGCCGGTAAAATACTCGGCCAGCCGGTTGTTCCCATCAACAAACCGGGCGCCGGCGGCGGCATTATGTATACGGCGCTGAAAGATGCTGCTCCAGACGGATACACCCTGGGGTGGAATTCGACTTCGATTCTGACCACCACCAATATCGGCAACGTTCCCTTTAAATACGATGCTTTTGATAACATCTGCAACATCGGATTTACCGCCATGCCCATTGCCGTCCGGGCGGATGCTCCCTGGAAGACGTTTCAGGAATTTGTGGATTACGGCAAAAAGAACCCGAACAAAATCAAAATCGGTAATGCCGGCACCGGCAGCGGTACCCATCTGACCGCGGTTCTCATGGCAACAGTCGTTGATATGCAAGCCGTTCATGTCCCCCTTGGAGCCGGACGCAGAATTGCAAGCCTGCTGGGCAAAGAGGTTGAGGCCATTTGCGTACCCCTGCCCGAGATCGCCCCCCAGGTGCAGGCCGGTCAGGCCCGAATCCTGGCCATGAGCACGGAGCAAAGGGATCCGTCCCTTAAAGATATCCCCACCATGAAGGAGCTGGGTTATCCGGCGGTCATGGAGCTTTTCCGCGGCATCAGCGCTCCCAAGGGAACCCCGGCGGCCGTCGTCAAAAAGCTGGAAGCGGCCTTTCAGAAAGGTGCCGAAACCCCTGAGTTTATGGAACTATCAAAGAAAAACGGTTTCAATATCAATTTCATGGGCAAGGCGGAGTTTGAGAAGTATCTGGTCATTCAAAATAACAATGTGGCCGAGGCAGTTAAAGTGGGCGGCCTTTCAAAATAA
- a CDS encoding tripartite tricarboxylate transporter permease: MDGIVLTALYEVLQPQNIFASMVGVFFGLFIGSTPGLTISLGMVLLLPLTFKLSAVTSICLMLGLYASGMTGGSISAILLNIPGTPSASATAIDGYEMAKNGRAGEALGVAVASSFFGGIFGLTCLVLAAPLIAKVALNFGAPELFAIVLLGLTLICSFGQESTIKGLISGVIGLIIMTVGLDPMMGTPRFTFNTVELQAGISFLPAMIGLFAIPQILVGIAGKVQVIPEYKSKISGVLPKIRNLFKLLKAMLIGSLVGTGIGAIPGAGGPIAVFLSYDYARKVSRKADGYGKGEPEGVAAPEAANNAVAGGALIPMLTLGIPGDPVTAILLGALLIHGLIPGPLLFQQAPQFVYSVFWAYLVANFMNLFLTFCTIKLWVKVLKVPERVLLPIILILCVVGTFALHNSFFDAGIMFSFGLLGYFMKKYGFPIVPMLLAIILGPKLEEHLRMSLIISQGDYSIFVTHPISLAFIIISIISFIMPLIKSLWKKKKVDAQ, encoded by the coding sequence ATGGACGGAATAGTGTTGACAGCTTTATATGAAGTGCTTCAGCCGCAGAATATTTTTGCTTCCATGGTGGGAGTATTTTTCGGGCTGTTCATCGGATCCACCCCCGGTCTAACCATCTCCCTGGGGATGGTGCTGCTCCTCCCGTTGACTTTTAAACTGTCTGCCGTGACATCCATCTGCCTGATGCTGGGATTATATGCCTCCGGTATGACCGGCGGCTCGATTTCAGCTATTCTATTGAATATACCGGGAACGCCGTCTGCCTCGGCAACTGCCATCGACGGATATGAAATGGCCAAAAACGGGCGGGCCGGCGAAGCCCTCGGGGTGGCTGTCGCGTCATCCTTCTTCGGCGGCATCTTCGGCTTGACCTGCCTGGTTCTGGCAGCCCCCCTGATCGCAAAGGTCGCGCTCAACTTCGGCGCACCGGAGCTGTTCGCCATCGTGCTGCTGGGCCTGACGCTGATCTGCAGCTTCGGCCAGGAGTCCACCATCAAAGGCCTGATCTCCGGCGTGATCGGACTCATCATCATGACGGTGGGACTCGATCCCATGATGGGCACTCCGCGATTTACCTTTAACACAGTGGAACTGCAGGCCGGCATATCCTTTCTGCCGGCGATGATCGGCCTGTTTGCGATTCCCCAGATCCTGGTGGGGATTGCCGGAAAAGTGCAGGTCATTCCGGAATACAAATCAAAAATTTCGGGGGTCCTGCCGAAAATCAGAAACCTTTTTAAGCTGTTAAAAGCGATGCTGATCGGTTCGCTGGTGGGCACCGGCATCGGCGCGATTCCGGGCGCCGGCGGACCGATTGCAGTTTTTTTAAGCTATGATTATGCCCGCAAGGTTTCACGAAAGGCGGACGGATACGGCAAAGGGGAGCCTGAGGGCGTTGCTGCGCCGGAAGCGGCCAATAACGCCGTTGCCGGCGGCGCCCTGATACCCATGCTGACGTTGGGGATTCCCGGTGACCCGGTTACCGCCATTCTGCTGGGCGCCCTGTTGATTCACGGCCTGATACCGGGCCCGCTGCTTTTTCAACAGGCGCCCCAGTTTGTCTACAGCGTTTTCTGGGCCTATCTGGTGGCGAATTTTATGAACCTATTTCTTACTTTTTGCACCATTAAACTCTGGGTCAAGGTGCTTAAGGTGCCGGAAAGGGTCCTGCTGCCGATTATTTTAATACTCTGCGTGGTGGGAACTTTTGCCCTGCACAATTCTTTTTTTGACGCCGGAATCATGTTTTCTTTCGGCCTGTTGGGATATTTCATGAAAAAGTACGGATTTCCCATTGTCCCGATGCTGCTGGCCATCATCCTGGGACCGAAGCTGGAGGAACATCTGCGCATGTCCCTGATTATCTCCCAGGGTGACTACAGCATCTTTGTGACCCATCCCATCAGTCTGGCGTTTATCATTATTTCAATTATATCATTCATCATGCCGCTGATTAAATCCCTGTGGAAAAAAAAGAAGGTTGACGCTCAATAA